In a genomic window of Spirosoma agri:
- a CDS encoding RNA polymerase sigma factor, whose amino-acid sequence MHASITDETVIRLYLPNQPSECFETLYTRYVNKVYRRCLSITKDSAKAEDFTHDIFLKVFDKLDHFQERARFSTWLYSIAYNYCLDQIRLAKRLNTVSIDDDDDFNVADTQDSALHEETLHLVKRAMDTLSKEETTFLRLKYEDGMSIDQIADMYDMKASAVKMRLKRSRDKIHRLYEQQYNS is encoded by the coding sequence ATGCACGCTTCAATAACCGACGAAACTGTAATTCGTTTATACTTGCCCAATCAGCCTAGTGAGTGCTTTGAGACACTTTATACTCGGTACGTCAATAAAGTTTATCGTCGCTGTTTGTCCATTACGAAGGACTCAGCCAAGGCGGAAGACTTCACTCACGACATCTTTCTGAAAGTATTTGACAAACTGGATCATTTTCAGGAACGCGCCCGCTTCTCGACCTGGCTTTATTCCATTGCCTATAATTACTGCCTGGATCAGATTCGGCTGGCCAAGCGTCTGAATACGGTTTCCATCGATGACGATGATGACTTCAATGTGGCTGATACGCAGGATTCGGCGCTCCACGAAGAAACGCTGCATCTCGTAAAACGGGCCATGGACACCCTGTCTAAAGAGGAAACTACCTTTCTGCGCCTTAAATACGAAGACGGAATGAGTATCGATCAGATCGCCGATATGTACGATATGAAAGCCAGCGCGGTCAAAATGCGGCTCAAGCGCAGCCGGGACAAGATTCATCGGCTTTATGAACAACAATACAACAGTTAA
- the ileS gene encoding isoleucine--tRNA ligase, which produces MKYQQYESLDYAKIAAEVLTYWNQNQVFEQSVSNRKGSDTFTFYEGPPSANGAPGIHHVMARTIKDIFCRYKTLKGFQVDRKGGWDTHGLPIELQVEKELGITKDDIGKPESEGGISVEEYNRKCRETVMRFTDQWNDLTQKMGYWVDLDNPYVTYKNEYIESVWYLLKRLYDQEVDGKKMLYKGYTIQPYSPKAGTGLSSHELNMPGTYKDVRDTTIVAQFKVKRTGKSFFLFDSAQEASNGIENDLFILAWTTTPWTLPANSALTVGKDIDYVLVKTFNQYTFQPINVVLAKALVNRWFNEKGQHESNSLAFDAYLPNDKIIPWAVVDIPGFKGEHLEGIEYEQLMPYVKPEGNAFRVILGDFVTTEDGTGVVHTSPTFGADDFRVAQAAGIPAIMVKDETGKDVPIVDKHGQFVNEITDYAGRYVKEEYYSDEERADPDFKPTDVLISIKLKQENRAFRVEKYEHPYPHCWRTDKPILYYPLDSWFIRTTAKKDRLVELNKTINWQPESTGTGRFGNWLENLVDWNLSRSRFWGTPLPIWRSETGEEVCIGSVDELTSYVQQAQGSDALTDEQRTKNSTFLEKLSAGNYDLHRPYVDEVYFVSESGKVMQRESDLIDVWFDSGAMPYAQWHYPFENQTMFEKAFPADFISEGVDQTRGWFFTLHAISVLLFDSVAFKNVVSTGLVLDKNGNKMSKRLGNAVNPFDTLAQFGPDATRWYMITNAEPWDNLKFNTEGIGEVQRKLFGTLSNTYNFFALYANLDTFSFDGRTVPVAERSELDRWILSKLQSLILEVGQQFDNYNPTKAGRAVQDFVNDQLSNWYVRLSRRRFWAGASDAGEMTTDKRAAYETLHECLTTVSKLMSPIAPFYADWLYRNLTGGTTSVHLTDFPVAEQNLLDTELEISMELAQDVSSLVHSLRKGHKLKVRQPLSRVLIPVLNTDTRRQIEHVTPIIMSEVNVKAVEFVDDASGILKKKVKPNFKALGPKFGKQMKDVAASITAMTDEELKQLETTGTWPLAVGTISLADVEILTEDIPGWLVASEGGLTVALDVNVTDDLRREGIARDFVNRIQNLRKDRDFLVTDKIRISLDRNDELLVAAIETNREYIQQEVQAVSLDLVSDLNGSATEIDMDEFQLRIKVDRA; this is translated from the coding sequence GTGAAGTATCAGCAATATGAGTCCCTCGATTACGCGAAGATCGCAGCCGAGGTTTTAACGTATTGGAACCAGAATCAGGTTTTCGAGCAGTCTGTCTCCAACCGGAAGGGCAGCGATACGTTTACGTTCTATGAAGGTCCTCCTTCAGCCAATGGAGCACCGGGTATTCACCACGTTATGGCCCGGACAATCAAGGATATTTTTTGCCGGTATAAAACGTTGAAGGGCTTTCAGGTCGATCGCAAAGGCGGCTGGGATACACATGGTCTCCCCATCGAATTGCAGGTCGAAAAAGAACTGGGCATCACCAAAGATGATATCGGCAAGCCCGAATCGGAAGGCGGTATCAGCGTTGAAGAATACAACCGCAAATGCCGTGAAACGGTCATGCGCTTCACCGACCAGTGGAACGACCTGACCCAGAAAATGGGCTACTGGGTTGACCTCGACAATCCGTACGTTACCTATAAAAACGAATACATCGAATCGGTGTGGTATCTGCTCAAACGGCTGTACGACCAGGAAGTGGATGGTAAAAAAATGCTGTACAAAGGCTATACCATCCAACCCTACTCACCGAAGGCGGGTACGGGCCTAAGCTCCCACGAGCTAAATATGCCCGGCACCTACAAAGACGTGCGCGACACGACCATTGTCGCCCAGTTTAAAGTAAAACGTACGGGCAAATCGTTCTTTCTGTTCGATTCAGCCCAGGAAGCGTCGAACGGCATCGAGAATGATTTGTTCATTCTGGCCTGGACAACGACGCCCTGGACACTACCCGCCAACTCGGCCCTGACCGTTGGGAAAGACATCGATTATGTACTGGTCAAAACATTCAACCAGTACACATTCCAGCCAATCAATGTTGTGCTGGCCAAGGCACTGGTGAATCGCTGGTTTAATGAAAAAGGTCAGCACGAAAGCAATAGTCTCGCGTTTGACGCTTATCTCCCCAACGACAAGATCATTCCGTGGGCGGTTGTTGACATACCCGGCTTTAAAGGGGAGCACCTGGAAGGCATTGAATACGAACAATTAATGCCGTACGTCAAGCCCGAAGGAAACGCGTTCCGGGTCATTCTGGGCGATTTCGTTACGACCGAAGACGGTACGGGCGTTGTCCATACGTCGCCCACGTTTGGTGCCGATGACTTTCGGGTAGCGCAGGCTGCGGGGATTCCGGCCATCATGGTGAAGGATGAGACCGGGAAAGATGTTCCCATTGTGGATAAACACGGCCAGTTTGTGAATGAGATCACGGATTATGCTGGTCGGTACGTGAAGGAAGAATATTATTCCGATGAGGAACGCGCCGATCCGGATTTCAAGCCGACCGATGTCCTGATTTCCATCAAACTGAAGCAGGAAAACAGAGCGTTTCGGGTGGAGAAATACGAACACCCGTACCCGCACTGCTGGCGTACCGATAAACCAATCCTGTATTACCCGCTCGATAGCTGGTTTATCCGCACGACAGCGAAGAAAGACCGGTTGGTTGAACTGAACAAAACCATCAACTGGCAACCCGAAAGTACGGGCACCGGTCGCTTTGGCAACTGGCTCGAAAACCTCGTTGACTGGAACCTGAGCCGCAGCCGATTCTGGGGAACCCCCCTGCCCATCTGGCGCAGCGAAACCGGCGAAGAGGTGTGCATTGGTTCGGTTGATGAGCTAACAAGCTACGTTCAACAAGCACAGGGCAGCGATGCACTGACGGATGAGCAACGGACAAAAAACAGTACTTTCCTGGAAAAACTGTCGGCGGGAAATTATGACCTTCACCGGCCCTACGTCGATGAGGTCTATTTCGTTTCGGAATCCGGTAAAGTCATGCAACGGGAATCGGACCTGATCGACGTTTGGTTCGATTCGGGGGCGATGCCGTATGCGCAATGGCACTATCCATTCGAGAATCAGACGATGTTCGAAAAAGCCTTCCCGGCTGATTTTATTTCGGAAGGCGTCGATCAGACACGCGGCTGGTTCTTCACGCTCCATGCTATTTCGGTTCTGCTGTTCGATTCGGTCGCGTTTAAAAACGTGGTATCGACGGGTCTGGTGCTCGACAAGAACGGCAACAAAATGTCGAAGCGGCTTGGCAACGCGGTCAATCCGTTTGATACGCTGGCGCAATTTGGCCCCGATGCGACGCGCTGGTACATGATCACCAACGCCGAACCGTGGGACAACCTCAAGTTCAACACGGAAGGCATTGGAGAAGTACAGCGGAAACTGTTTGGCACCCTGTCCAACACCTATAATTTCTTTGCGCTTTACGCGAATCTGGACACCTTCTCTTTTGACGGGCGAACGGTGCCGGTTGCTGAACGCTCGGAACTGGATCGCTGGATTCTGTCGAAACTGCAATCGCTGATTCTCGAAGTTGGTCAGCAGTTCGATAACTACAACCCAACGAAAGCGGGTCGGGCGGTTCAGGATTTTGTCAACGATCAATTATCGAACTGGTACGTTCGTCTATCGCGTCGGCGTTTCTGGGCCGGAGCATCGGATGCCGGAGAAATGACAACCGACAAACGCGCTGCCTACGAAACGCTGCACGAATGTCTGACAACCGTGTCGAAACTGATGTCGCCGATTGCACCCTTTTACGCCGATTGGCTGTATCGTAACCTGACCGGTGGCACGACATCCGTCCATCTGACCGACTTCCCGGTAGCGGAGCAAAATCTACTCGATACGGAACTGGAAATATCGATGGAACTGGCACAGGACGTATCGTCGCTGGTTCACTCATTGCGCAAAGGGCACAAACTGAAAGTTCGGCAACCGCTGAGCCGCGTGTTGATCCCGGTGCTTAATACCGACACTCGCCGACAAATCGAGCACGTCACCCCGATCATTATGTCGGAAGTGAATGTAAAAGCGGTCGAGTTTGTCGACGATGCCAGTGGTATCCTTAAAAAGAAAGTGAAGCCAAATTTTAAAGCCCTCGGCCCGAAATTCGGCAAGCAGATGAAGGACGTTGCGGCTTCGATCACCGCAATGACCGACGAGGAACTGAAGCAACTGGAAACGACGGGCACCTGGCCATTGGCCGTTGGCACCATTTCGCTGGCCGACGTTGAGATTCTGACGGAAGACATTCCGGGCTGGCTCGTGGCAAGCGAAGGCGGACTGACGGTTGCGCTGGATGTGAACGTAACGGACGACCTACGCCGGGAAGGTATCGCCCGCGATTTTGTGAATCGGATTCAAAATCTGCGTAAAGACCGCGATTTTTTGGTGACGGATAAAATCCGAATCTCGCTGGACCGTAACGACGAGTTATTAGTAGCCGCCATCGAAACGAATCGGGAGTATATCCAGCAGGAAGTTCAGGCGGTTTCGCTTGATCTGGTCAGTGATTTAAATGGATCGGCTACGGAAATTGACATGGATGAATTCCAGCTTCGCATCAAGGTAGATCGCGCGTAG